Genomic segment of Callithrix jacchus isolate 240 chromosome 9, calJac240_pri, whole genome shotgun sequence:
ATTATTCATCTCAGGAGATATGAAGAAAGGTTTAGCAGCTTGGAAAGTGGAATGGAGGGAGACCTAGACTGTTGGCAGTGTTTCATGTCTTACCTTGCATGATGGTTACATGCATGTTTGTGATACATTgctctttcatatttttgttttggcccatttctaagtgtacattataatttgatttaaaaaattacaaattaggaTAACTgttaagtaaaaattattaatttctcTGCTCATTATATATCTAGGGGAAAAATCCACCATTTACATACATTCTTATTCAGCTCAAGAGAGTTAAAGTAGATTCTTATTTTAGTTGTGAAATGTAGAAATTTGAGATACTGTTACCTACAGCCCCCAGATCTTTCCAAAAGTTTTCTTCTAGTCTTAAATATTCACCTCATATTACAAAAACGTTGATATTTCTAATCTGTTTTCCTTTGGTTCCTGAATTTCCGACACAACAAGGGTGCACATATTTCTCACACTCTTGGTTTAGCAGAGTACCGATATCAGTTTTTCTGCAAAAGAATCTTCTCCAAAACCATATTAGATATTTATATCTCACATGTTTTTGGGTTCTGTTTTCTTAAGCTATGGCTTGGTGACTGGCTCTGGTGATGTGAGATGGTCCAAGTTTTGCTTCTTGGATCTAGTTAGAGTCTGGCCTATTTAAGGCTGGATCAGGCAGGGGCGATGTGACTCCATTAGTTACTGTTTGCTTTTCATTGCAAAGCAGTGAAAGAAGATATGTCTTTATTTGCATGCTAGCCAATGAAAATTCAGCTTTCCCTTCAACATCAGTACGAAAAATTTCAGCCTATGGCAAGAACAGAGGCTCTATGAATAAGAATTAATTTGAGCTGTTTTGGGACTAACAATATTTTTCCATAAAGGCAGCATTGAACTCATTCATTGGTTTAAGCTGGTGCTTTCCTGTTGACATTGTTCAcagaatttaaaagtataaagaatGTTATTGAACATTCAGGAATCAAGTGCATGTTGAATTTAAGGCCTGGATATCAGAGGAGTCACAACCAGTGATATTaggcctgaattttttttcttgtttagacATGATGAATTTTCTCCTCCTTGTTTTTTCCATTCTAGTAGTGGTTGCATTTGTCCTCGGAAATTTTGCCAATGGCTTCATAGCACTAGTAAATTTCGTTGCCTGGGTTAAGAGACAAAAGATCTCCCCAGCTGATCAAATTCTTGCTGCTCTGGCAGTCTCCAGAGTTGGTTTGCTCTGGGTAATATTATTAAATTGGTATTCAACTGTTTTCAATCCAGCTTCATCTAGTTTAAAAGtaagagtttttatttctaatgccTGGGCAGTAACCAACCATTTCAGCATCTGGCTTGCTACTGGCCTCAGCATATTTTATTTGCTCAAGATTGCCAATTTCTCCAGACTTATTTTTTATCACTTAAAAAGGAAGGCTCAAAGTGTAGTTCTGGTGATAGTGTTGGgagctttgttatttttgatttGTCATCTTGTGATGGAAAACATGGATATGGGTGTGTGGGCAAAAGAATATGAAGGAAATGTAACTTGGAAGATCAAATTAAGTAACGTAATGCGCCTTTCCAACTTGACTGTGGCCACACTTGCAAACGTGATACCCTTCACTCTGACCCTGATATCTTTTCTGCTGCTAACCTGTTCTCTGTGTAAACATCTCAAGAAGATGCAGCTCCATGACAAAGGATCTCAAGATCCCAGCACCAAGGTCCACATAAAAGCTCTGCAAACTGTGATCTCCTTCCTCGTGTTACTTGCCATTTACTTTCTGTGTCTAATCGCATCATTTTGGAAATCTAATTTGCAACAGAAAGAATTTGTTATGCTTTGCCAAACTGTCGGAATCATATATCCAtcattccattcattcattctgattTGGGGGAGCAAGAAGCTAAAGCAGACCTTTCTTTCAGTTTTGTGGCAGGTGACTTGCTGGGTGAAAGAACAGAAACCATCAACTCCATAGATTCACAAGAGGTGCATTGTGTGTTTTCTAGCAGAAAACAAATTGATGGTGTCtggaacattttatatttcctaCAAGTTTTTCTATAGTCTATGTATTTGAGTAATTTCCAAAAGTAGACTTAGAAAAGTCTTTTACCtaaatttattacataaatatgtgtgtgtgtgtgtgtgtgtttatgtctgAATGTGTATGAAAACTTAACTTTGACCATAGCATACCTTTAGCCAATTTTTTAAGTAAACTGCTCAGTTACACAAAAGTAGAATTTTGAACCCATGTGTATTTCAcacatatatgttattttatgatATTTCATTTGAGGAATTTATGATATGTATAATTAGAAACTGACAGCTTATATCAGAAAATCATTGCTATTTTCATTGTAATTTGGATCATGTATATGTATCATAGTGTCATTAACTATCATTGTTTGAACCTCTAATATTTTGAATGGTAAAGACATTCAGTACTAAATCAATGATGAGAATGTGTCTTtgaggtaggttttttttttcatgaattctttttcccccttttttttgagatggagtcttgctctgttgtccaggctggagtgcagtggcttgatcttggctcattgtaatctctacctcccgtgttcaagtgattctcatgcctcagcctcccaagtagctgggactccaggcatgcactagcatgcccagcaaattttttggttttttggttttttttttttagtagagatgttagCCAAGTTGGTCTCTAactcgacctcaagtgatccaccacctcagcctcccaaagtgctggaattacaggcattcatCATGAATTCTTATCTTATGTTTAGTATAAAGCAGATACAATTATTGTTAGATAAcgattcacaaaataaaattcaattgtgaaaaataaattcagtgtaCATTTTGTTTATGTGTACCAACAGCAGTACTGAGGAATATTAGATTTGATACAGTATGTGAATagcttagaaaaaaatcatttatataaaaaggATGAAGAAACACGATCATGAGCTCTTTTTAGTGCTGTTTTAAGTTTCCATATGCTACTAGAAAAgtcatttttccagtttttgaattgaataaaaacttttttgagGTTGAGAtttgatgttaaatattttagttttttgtctAAGCCACCTCTGAGCTCCTGAATTGACAATTTCTGAATTGACAAAAAGCTCAAATTTTCCTTATCTTAAAAAGAAGCTCAATCTAAAGAGGGCATAGACGCTATGGTATCTATGAAATCTATATGTGGATGATAGGAAATGTCTTAAAGATATGTTTTATTATAATCTTGGTGTAAATGATGAAATGAGAGAAAGTGTTGGTATATTCACTAATAGCAAGTTCTATGATAAGAATA
This window contains:
- the LOC100395122 gene encoding taste receptor type 2 member 20 — its product is MMNFLLLVFSILVVVAFVLGNFANGFIALVNFVAWVKRQKISPADQILAALAVSRVGLLWVILLNWYSTVFNPASSSLKVRVFISNAWAVTNHFSIWLATGLSIFYLLKIANFSRLIFYHLKRKAQSVVLVIVLGALLFLICHLVMENMDMGVWAKEYEGNVTWKIKLSNVMRLSNLTVATLANVIPFTLTLISFLLLTCSLCKHLKKMQLHDKGSQDPSTKVHIKALQTVISFLVLLAIYFLCLIASFWKSNLQQKEFVMLCQTVGIIYPSFHSFILIWGSKKLKQTFLSVLWQVTCWVKEQKPSTP